In the Orenia marismortui DSM 5156 genome, one interval contains:
- the ltrA gene encoding group II intron reverse transcriptase/maturase, with product MLKFRTLYSLKDKITKKFHLYIAGQKVLDNGGCGGVDNVSIEEFKNNYKMNMRELHRQLIENTYEPLPVLRTYISKGNGEKRPLGIPVIKDRIAQQAVRQVLEIYFEREFCECSFGFRPNRSAHDAIEKIEKYKEQGYYWVVDADIKSYFDTIDHELLMDFIAEYISDGWVLDIIRSWLTIGVMTEEGREETREGTPQGGVISPLLANIYLHYFDKKMTRRGYKIVRFADDFVILTKNKRKAKRALKVTRKIIEDELKLKLHPRKTVVTNFYDGFEFLGFKFHHSEYKRPKDKAITKFKNKVRKITRRTRPFPVEVIIAKLNPVLRGWGNYFKIGNVKTLFTRLDKWIRMRMRSFIEKKKAIMYQNYRFSNSYLRDKGLQSLLTDVL from the coding sequence GTGTTAAAATTTCGAACTCTATATAGTTTGAAGGATAAAATCACAAAGAAATTTCACTTATATATTGCAGGACAAAAAGTACTGGATAATGGTGGCTGTGGTGGAGTTGATAATGTAAGCATAGAAGAGTTTAAAAATAATTACAAGATGAATATGCGAGAACTTCATAGACAGCTGATAGAGAATACTTACGAGCCATTACCAGTGTTACGGACGTACATTTCCAAAGGAAATGGAGAAAAGAGACCACTAGGTATTCCAGTAATCAAAGATAGAATTGCTCAACAAGCAGTGAGGCAAGTACTAGAAATATACTTTGAGCGAGAATTTTGTGAATGTTCCTTTGGTTTCAGACCTAATAGGTCTGCTCACGATGCGATAGAAAAGATAGAGAAATATAAAGAACAAGGTTACTACTGGGTGGTAGACGCAGACATTAAATCTTATTTTGATACTATAGACCATGAGTTATTAATGGATTTTATAGCGGAATATATAAGTGATGGTTGGGTATTAGATATTATCAGGTCATGGCTGACAATTGGAGTTATGACTGAAGAAGGTAGAGAAGAAACTAGAGAAGGGACACCTCAAGGAGGTGTCATCTCTCCTCTATTAGCTAATATCTATTTACATTACTTTGATAAGAAAATGACTCGTCGAGGTTACAAAATAGTCCGCTTTGCTGACGACTTTGTAATCTTAACTAAAAATAAGCGCAAAGCAAAGAGAGCGTTAAAAGTTACCCGTAAAATTATAGAGGATGAATTGAAGTTGAAACTTCATCCTCGTAAGACGGTAGTAACTAACTTTTATGATGGATTTGAATTTCTAGGATTCAAATTTCACCATTCTGAATACAAGAGACCTAAAGATAAAGCAATAACAAAATTCAAAAACAAAGTAAGAAAGATTACTAGAAGAACTAGACCTTTTCCTGTAGAAGTAATAATTGCAAAATTAAATCCAGTTTTGAGAGGTTGGGGTAACTATTTCAAGATAGGAAATGTGAAGACTTTGTTTACGAGGTTGGATAAATGGATTAGAATGAGAATGCGTTCGTTTATCGAAAAGAAAAAGGCGATAATGTATCAAAATTATCGCTTTTCAAATAGTTATCTAAGAGATAAAGGACTTCAATCATTACTTACTGATGTGCTCTAA
- the spoIIID gene encoding sporulation transcriptional regulator SpoIIID, whose protein sequence is MKDYIHRRVLDVADYISETKATVRQAAKVFGVSKSTIHKDITERLEKINPQLADEIKDILEYNKAERHFRGGEATRKKYLKAKQSNC, encoded by the coding sequence ATGAAAGATTATATTCATCGAAGAGTTTTAGATGTAGCCGATTACATATCTGAAACTAAAGCAACAGTTAGACAAGCGGCTAAGGTATTTGGAGTAAGTAAGAGTACTATTCATAAGGATATAACAGAAAGGCTTGAGAAGATAAACCCTCAATTAGCTGATGAAATAAAAGATATTTTAGAGTATAATAAAGCAGAAAGGCACTTTAGGGGTGGAGAAGCAACTAGAAAGAAATATTTAAAGGCCAAACAATCTAATTGCTAG
- a CDS encoding M23 family metallopeptidase, producing the protein MAKKSDKWPFSILLDRKKLKLKDSIKSWKWMGYYILVVVVFMIVGGSIAFYQYKNNINLEEPHFQRTNINNTQESVKLIEDIKEANDNYKLNTTKISLPQQKEDVEDTPAVKVSAKPAQSKSFSNLYRPVDGNIILSWHSPYKDKVLDAWKFNSGIDISAEIGTKVKAAAEGIVKEIIKDDYQGVTIIIEHSTNLQTLYSNLETNHVVEGEKVHKGQVVGEIGDSGLNDKSKLHFEVIKVDGEKQKRVSPLDYIN; encoded by the coding sequence ATGGCCAAAAAATCAGACAAGTGGCCCTTTTCTATTCTTTTAGATAGAAAGAAATTAAAACTAAAGGATAGTATTAAAAGCTGGAAATGGATGGGTTATTATATTCTTGTAGTTGTAGTTTTTATGATAGTAGGAGGTAGTATAGCTTTTTATCAATATAAAAATAATATCAACTTAGAGGAGCCGCATTTTCAGAGAACAAATATTAATAACACCCAAGAATCAGTGAAATTAATAGAAGATATAAAAGAAGCAAATGATAATTATAAATTAAATACAACAAAGATCTCTTTACCACAGCAAAAAGAAGATGTTGAAGATACACCTGCTGTAAAAGTCAGTGCTAAGCCTGCTCAGTCCAAAAGTTTTAGCAATTTATATAGACCCGTTGATGGGAATATTATTTTATCTTGGCATTCACCGTATAAAGATAAGGTCTTAGATGCTTGGAAATTTAACTCAGGTATAGATATTAGTGCAGAGATTGGTACAAAAGTTAAAGCAGCAGCAGAAGGAATAGTAAAAGAGATTATTAAAGATGATTATCAAGGTGTAACGATTATAATTGAGCATAGTACAAATCTTCAGACATTATATTCTAATCTTGAGACTAATCATGTAGTAGAAGGAGAGAAGGTTCATAAAGGTCAAGTAGTAGGTGAAATTGGAGATAGTGGACTTAATGACAAAAGTAAACTTCACTTTGAAGTTATTAAGGTGGATGGAGAAAAGCAAAAACGTGTATCACCATTAGATTATATTAATTAA
- the spoIID gene encoding stage II sporulation protein D, with protein MKKVIISILIFNFLCIAILPVLIVVFFNMFNFIDYKISIYNHQNKKTMQLDLEEYIKGVVAAEMPANFEIDALKAQAIAARTYTLKNSSNGIITTDSNKNQAWLAKEKLKEKWGKDYLFYWSKVSAAVEETEGIGLFYKGKLINSVYHSASGAYTEAAVAVWGNSVPYLQSVASNYEETSPYYKQQQKYLLLDLCRRLSINAKAPLTIKILKRSASGRVLKLLIGDKIFTGKEVRNKLKLSSTKFRVLKEGDDYIFITSGYGHGVGMSQYGANGMAKNGYNFIQILKHYYPGVELKSIW; from the coding sequence ATGAAAAAAGTAATAATTTCAATTCTAATCTTTAATTTTTTGTGTATAGCTATATTACCTGTACTTATAGTAGTATTTTTTAATATGTTTAATTTTATAGATTACAAAATAAGTATATATAATCATCAAAATAAAAAAACTATGCAATTAGATTTAGAAGAGTATATTAAAGGAGTTGTTGCAGCTGAAATGCCTGCTAACTTTGAAATAGATGCATTAAAAGCACAAGCAATAGCTGCTAGAACTTATACTTTAAAAAATTCAAGCAATGGTATAATTACTACAGATAGTAATAAGAATCAAGCTTGGTTAGCTAAGGAAAAATTAAAAGAAAAATGGGGGAAAGATTATTTGTTCTATTGGTCTAAGGTATCAGCAGCAGTAGAGGAGACAGAGGGTATAGGGTTATTTTATAAAGGTAAATTAATTAATTCAGTATATCATTCTGCTAGTGGTGCATATACAGAGGCTGCAGTAGCAGTCTGGGGTAATTCTGTTCCCTACTTACAAAGTGTAGCTAGTAATTATGAAGAAACTTCTCCGTATTATAAGCAGCAACAAAAATATTTATTATTAGATTTGTGTAGAAGGTTATCGATTAACGCTAAAGCTCCCTTAACTATTAAGATTTTAAAACGGAGTGCTAGTGGTAGGGTATTAAAATTATTGATAGGAGATAAAATATTTACTGGTAAAGAAGTAAGAAATAAATTAAAGTTATCTTCTACTAAGTTTAGAGTTTTAAAAGAAGGAGATGATTATATATTTATTACATCAGGATATGGTCATGGAGTTGGTATGAGCCAATATGGTGCTAATGGTATGGCCAAGAATGGTTATAATTTTATTCAAATTTTAAAGCATTATTACCCTGGAGTTGAATTGAAATCTATCTGGTAA
- a CDS encoding UDP-N-acetylglucosamine 1-carboxyvinyltransferase, with protein MECLVIEGGNKLEGELNISGAKNAALPIVMASLIGEGVSVLDNIPNLRDINNLIKILKSLGAEVEYQNNKLKVNSDSVNKFEISYPLANKMRASYYALGALLARYGQAKTALPGGCEIGSRPIDLHLKGFEALGASVSIDHGMVNLKADKLTGAKIYLDYPSVGATLNIMMAAVKAEGKTIIENAAREPEIIDLSNYLNVMGAKIKGAGTDIIRIEGVDNLKANDYTIIPDRIEAGTYMMMAAITASDLSINNVLVEHVKPLIAKLIEMGATIEEDVNSIRVIGNNQLNAVDIKTLPYPGFPTDMQAQFMALLTQAKGVSMVVETVFEDRFAHVDELKRMGAKIKIDGRTAMVNNSKLTGAKVKATDLRAGAALILAALVAEGRTVIEDIYHIERGYEDVIAKIQKIGGNITKINC; from the coding sequence ATGGAGTGTTTGGTAATAGAGGGAGGAAATAAGTTAGAAGGAGAGTTGAATATTAGTGGTGCTAAAAATGCTGCTTTACCAATTGTAATGGCTAGTTTAATTGGTGAAGGGGTTAGTGTATTAGATAATATTCCTAATTTAAGAGATATAAATAACTTAATTAAGATATTAAAGTCTTTAGGTGCTGAAGTCGAATATCAGAATAATAAATTAAAGGTAAACTCAGATAGTGTCAATAAATTTGAAATTTCATATCCTTTAGCTAATAAAATGCGTGCTTCTTATTATGCTTTAGGTGCTTTATTGGCTCGTTATGGACAAGCTAAAACGGCTTTGCCAGGAGGTTGTGAAATAGGAAGTAGACCAATTGATTTACATTTAAAAGGTTTTGAAGCACTAGGGGCAAGTGTAAGCATAGATCATGGTATGGTTAACTTGAAAGCAGACAAATTAACTGGGGCTAAAATCTATCTAGATTATCCTAGTGTAGGAGCAACATTAAATATTATGATGGCAGCAGTTAAAGCAGAGGGTAAGACAATAATTGAAAATGCTGCTAGAGAGCCGGAAATAATTGATTTATCAAACTACCTTAATGTAATGGGGGCTAAAATAAAAGGTGCAGGTACTGATATTATCAGGATTGAAGGTGTTGATAATCTAAAAGCTAATGATTATACTATCATTCCAGATAGAATTGAAGCAGGTACTTATATGATGATGGCTGCTATTACTGCTAGTGATTTATCTATTAATAACGTATTGGTAGAGCATGTTAAACCTTTAATAGCTAAATTAATAGAAATGGGAGCTACTATAGAAGAAGATGTTAATAGTATTAGAGTAATAGGAAATAATCAATTGAATGCTGTTGATATTAAAACTCTACCATATCCAGGTTTTCCAACAGATATGCAGGCACAGTTTATGGCTTTATTAACACAAGCCAAAGGGGTTAGTATGGTTGTAGAAACTGTATTTGAAGATCGATTTGCTCATGTAGATGAATTGAAGCGAATGGGAGCAAAGATTAAAATTGATGGTAGGACTGCAATGGTTAATAATTCTAAATTAACAGGGGCAAAAGTTAAAGCAACTGATTTGAGAGCAGGAGCAGCTTTAATTTTAGCTGCTTTAGTAGCAGAAGGTAGAACTGTAATAGAAGATATCTATCATATTGAAAGAGGATATGAAGATGTAATAGCAAAGATACAAAAAATCGGTGGGAATATTACTAAGATCAACTGTTAA
- a CDS encoding YueI family protein, whose amino-acid sequence MSKDNDLQEEIIMGQQSKSKLEQTVSAGINGGFEFKKGEKNRFLGEFRERVLQALTFEQVEEAGTYPEVLEAIKDTEAMKLIINRQVDMDRAKDYINLARDYDLSFKKVDSPDFKGDVALVVVSDHAVNKKDVFIKDRNSKLQEKGIPEEIINAKGKKICDKCYDLISKKVPEEKDNYYKFTWFDKLIGKECPGDH is encoded by the coding sequence ATGTCTAAAGATAATGATTTACAAGAAGAGATAATAATGGGGCAACAAAGTAAAAGTAAGCTTGAACAGACAGTAAGTGCAGGCATAAATGGTGGTTTTGAGTTTAAAAAAGGTGAGAAGAATAGATTTCTAGGTGAATTTAGGGAAAGAGTATTGCAAGCTTTAACCTTTGAACAAGTTGAAGAAGCAGGTACATACCCTGAAGTTTTAGAAGCAATTAAAGATACAGAAGCAATGAAATTAATAATTAATCGACAAGTTGATATGGATAGAGCTAAAGACTATATTAATTTAGCTCGAGATTATGATTTATCCTTTAAAAAAGTAGATTCACCAGATTTTAAAGGGGATGTTGCTTTGGTAGTAGTAAGTGATCATGCAGTAAATAAGAAAGATGTTTTTATTAAAGATAGAAATAGCAAGTTACAAGAAAAAGGAATACCAGAAGAGATAATTAATGCAAAAGGAAAGAAGATATGTGATAAATGTTATGATCTTATTAGCAAAAAGGTTCCTGAAGAGAAGGATAATTATTATAAATTTACTTGGTTTGACAAACTTATAGGAAAAGAATGTCCAGGAGACCACTAG
- a CDS encoding F0F1 ATP synthase subunit epsilon has product MSKMKLNIITPEKVVYDGEANMVTVRTIDGDRGFMAEHQPLVTGLDIGQIQIKTESEDKELAASQGYIEVRPEEINILVDTAEYSDEIDVDRAKNAKKRAEKRLSKDDSSINPKRAEIALRKAINRLKVTKGRNFE; this is encoded by the coding sequence ATGTCTAAAATGAAACTTAATATAATTACACCAGAAAAGGTGGTTTATGACGGAGAAGCTAATATGGTAACTGTTAGAACCATAGATGGTGATAGAGGATTTATGGCAGAGCATCAGCCTTTAGTTACAGGTTTGGATATTGGTCAGATTCAAATCAAAACTGAATCAGAGGATAAAGAGTTAGCAGCTAGTCAGGGATATATTGAAGTAAGACCTGAAGAAATTAATATTTTAGTTGATACTGCTGAATATTCTGATGAAATTGATGTTGATAGGGCTAAAAATGCTAAAAAGAGGGCTGAAAAGCGTCTATCTAAAGATGATAGCTCAATTAATCCTAAGAGAGCTGAGATTGCTCTAAGAAAGGCTATTAATCGATTAAAGGTTACTAAAGGAAGAAATTTTGAGTAA
- the atpD gene encoding F0F1 ATP synthase subunit beta — MSGENNSSQNIGRVVEVIGPVVEIEFDNENLPEINGAIKIIDKEHDKEVVVEVMHQVGDNRVKGVSMSSTDGLKRGMKAIDLDGPISVPVGEECLGRIFNVLGNPVDKAGEVKTDKYLPIHREAPSYEEQDTSTEIFETGIKVIDLLAPYARGGKVGLFGGAGVGKTVLIQELINNIAKEHGGFSVFTGVGERTREGNDLWLEFTEAGILDKVALVYGQMNEPPGARMRVGLTGLTMAEYFRDEAGKDVLLFIDNIFRFVQAGSEVSALLGRMPSAVGYQPTLATDVGELQERITSTKKGSITSVQAVYVPADDLTDPAPATTFAHLDATTVLSRQIAEKGIYPAVDPLDSTSTILSPSIVGEDHYNVARQVQETLQKYKDLQDIIAILGMDELSEEDKLVVSRARKIERFLSQPFYVAEQFTGMPGKYVSVSETVRGFKEILEGKHDDLPEEAFLYVGTIDEAIEKAEETKGRE, encoded by the coding sequence ATGAGTGGAGAAAATAATTCATCTCAAAATATTGGTCGAGTTGTTGAAGTTATTGGTCCAGTAGTTGAGATTGAATTTGATAATGAAAATTTGCCAGAAATTAATGGTGCAATCAAGATTATAGATAAAGAGCATGATAAAGAGGTAGTTGTGGAGGTTATGCATCAAGTTGGTGATAACCGGGTAAAAGGTGTATCTATGAGTTCTACTGATGGATTAAAAAGAGGTATGAAGGCTATTGATTTAGATGGTCCTATCTCTGTACCAGTAGGAGAAGAATGTTTGGGTCGTATCTTCAATGTATTAGGAAACCCAGTAGATAAAGCTGGAGAGGTAAAGACTGATAAATACCTTCCTATTCATCGTGAAGCTCCAAGTTATGAAGAACAAGATACATCTACTGAAATATTTGAAACTGGTATCAAAGTTATTGATTTATTAGCACCTTATGCAAGAGGTGGTAAAGTAGGTCTATTTGGTGGTGCTGGTGTAGGTAAAACTGTATTGATTCAGGAGTTAATTAATAATATTGCCAAAGAGCACGGTGGTTTTTCTGTATTTACAGGAGTAGGAGAACGTACTCGTGAGGGTAATGATTTATGGTTAGAATTTACAGAAGCGGGAATATTGGATAAAGTAGCTTTAGTGTATGGTCAGATGAATGAACCACCTGGAGCAAGAATGAGAGTTGGTCTAACTGGTTTAACTATGGCTGAATATTTCCGTGATGAAGCCGGTAAAGATGTATTATTGTTTATTGATAATATCTTCCGTTTTGTGCAAGCGGGTTCTGAGGTATCAGCTTTATTAGGGCGAATGCCATCAGCGGTAGGTTATCAGCCAACATTAGCAACTGATGTAGGGGAATTACAGGAGAGAATTACTTCTACTAAGAAAGGATCAATTACATCAGTACAAGCAGTATATGTACCAGCTGATGACTTGACTGACCCTGCTCCTGCTACTACTTTTGCTCATTTAGATGCAACTACAGTACTATCAAGACAGATTGCAGAGAAGGGTATTTATCCAGCAGTTGATCCATTGGATTCTACATCTACAATCTTATCACCAAGTATAGTTGGTGAGGATCACTATAATGTTGCACGTCAAGTCCAAGAGACTTTGCAAAAGTATAAAGATTTACAAGATATTATTGCTATCTTAGGTATGGATGAATTATCTGAAGAAGATAAGCTAGTTGTATCTCGTGCACGTAAAATTGAGCGTTTCTTGTCTCAGCCATTCTATGTAGCGGAACAATTTACTGGTATGCCAGGTAAATATGTATCAGTTAGTGAGACGGTACGTGGATTTAAAGAAATTTTAGAAGGTAAGCATGATGATTTACCAGAAGAAGCTTTCCTTTATGTAGGAACAATAGATGAAGCTATAGAGAAGGCTGAAGAAACAAAAGGGCGTGAGTAA
- the atpG gene encoding ATP synthase F1 subunit gamma — protein MASMRDIKRQISSVESTMKITRAMKMVAAAKLRKSQERAENAKPFFDKTKETLDSVTANVNEDLHPLLNKRNVKKVAYVLITGDRGLCGAYNSRAIKEVEKEVKVLDKDYALITIGKKGRDYFKNKSEIISEYIGVDDKPGFATATNIATELIELYTEGILDEIHLVYTEFNSVVSQNVHTLQLLPVEPPKSEELDDIEDSYLYDPSAEEVLSAVLPQYLKNIIFGALLQSKASEFASRMTAMDSATDNAEEMIEQLKLSYNRARQAAITQELSEIVGGAEALE, from the coding sequence ATGGCAAGTATGCGGGATATTAAGCGGCAGATTAGTAGCGTGGAAAGTACTATGAAAATAACTAGAGCTATGAAGATGGTTGCTGCAGCTAAATTAAGAAAGTCGCAAGAAAGAGCAGAAAATGCTAAGCCCTTTTTTGATAAAACTAAAGAGACATTAGACAGCGTTACAGCTAATGTTAATGAAGATTTACATCCTTTGCTTAATAAGCGTAATGTTAAAAAAGTTGCTTATGTACTTATTACTGGAGATCGAGGACTATGTGGTGCTTATAATAGTCGCGCGATTAAAGAGGTTGAAAAAGAGGTAAAGGTATTAGATAAAGATTATGCATTAATTACTATCGGTAAAAAAGGAAGAGATTATTTCAAAAATAAGTCGGAAATTATCTCTGAATATATAGGGGTAGATGATAAACCTGGTTTTGCTACAGCGACTAATATAGCTACTGAATTAATAGAGCTATATACAGAAGGTATTCTTGATGAGATCCATTTGGTTTACACAGAATTTAATTCTGTGGTTAGTCAAAATGTACATACTTTACAGTTGCTACCTGTAGAGCCACCAAAATCAGAGGAATTGGATGATATAGAGGATAGTTATTTGTATGATCCATCAGCAGAGGAAGTTTTATCTGCTGTATTACCACAGTATCTAAAGAATATTATCTTTGGTGCTTTGTTACAATCAAAAGCTAGTGAATTTGCTTCTCGAATGACAGCAATGGACTCAGCAACTGATAATGCTGAAGAGATGATTGAACAGCTGAAATTATCTTATAATCGTGCTCGTCAAGCTGCGATTACTCAAGAATTATCAGAAATTGTTGGAGGGGCAGAAGCTTTAGAATAG
- the atpA gene encoding F0F1 ATP synthase subunit alpha, whose translation MNLRPEEISSIIKDQIKNYNIELEVKGVGTVLSVGDGIARIHGLKDAMAGELLKFESDVYGMALNLEEDSIGCVILGDESKIEEGDAVHRTNKIVEVPVGQELKGRVVNALGEAIDGKGPINTDKSRPVESEAPGIVDRQPVEEPLQTGIKAIDSMVPIGKGQRELIIGDRQTGKTAIGIDTIINQKGKDVACIYVAIGQKSSTVAQIVNKLEESGAMEYTTVVSASASDPAPLQYLAPYAGCTIGEGFMYEGEDVLVIYDDLSKHAVAYREMSLLLRRPPGREAYPGDVFYLHSRLLERAAKLNDELGAGSLTALPLIETQAGDISAYIPTNVISITDGQIFLESELFYSGVRPAVNVGLSVSRVGGNAQIKAMKSVAGTLKLDMSQYRELEAFAQFGSDLDESTQNKLARGERIVEVLKQDETSPLEVEEQVIIIYTVTNGYLDDIPVEDIRRFEREFIKFMKDTHPEVGEAIVKSGKLEEDTEEKLKAAIKEFKDTFATSKDKETA comes from the coding sequence ATGAATCTTAGACCAGAAGAGATCAGTTCTATAATTAAAGATCAAATAAAAAATTATAATATAGAATTAGAAGTAAAAGGTGTAGGAACTGTTCTTAGTGTTGGAGACGGAATTGCCAGAATCCATGGTTTAAAAGATGCTATGGCTGGTGAATTGTTAAAATTCGAAAGTGATGTTTATGGAATGGCATTAAACTTGGAAGAAGATAGTATCGGTTGTGTTATTTTAGGTGATGAATCTAAGATAGAAGAAGGCGATGCTGTACATAGAACTAATAAAATAGTTGAAGTGCCTGTTGGTCAAGAGTTAAAAGGTCGTGTAGTTAATGCTTTAGGTGAAGCAATTGATGGAAAAGGGCCAATTAATACAGATAAAAGTAGACCTGTTGAGTCTGAAGCACCAGGTATTGTTGATCGTCAACCAGTAGAAGAACCATTACAAACTGGTATTAAAGCGATTGATTCTATGGTTCCAATTGGTAAGGGACAACGTGAGTTAATTATCGGTGACCGACAGACTGGTAAGACAGCTATTGGAATTGATACAATTATCAACCAGAAAGGTAAAGATGTAGCGTGCATCTATGTAGCAATTGGTCAGAAATCTTCTACAGTTGCTCAGATTGTAAATAAACTAGAAGAGTCAGGTGCTATGGAATATACAACTGTAGTATCGGCTTCAGCTAGTGACCCTGCACCATTACAATATTTAGCTCCATATGCTGGGTGTACTATTGGAGAAGGGTTTATGTATGAAGGAGAAGATGTTTTAGTTATATATGATGATTTATCAAAGCATGCTGTTGCTTATCGTGAAATGTCATTACTTTTAAGAAGACCACCTGGACGTGAAGCTTACCCTGGTGATGTTTTCTACTTGCATTCTAGATTGTTAGAACGTGCTGCTAAATTAAATGATGAATTAGGTGCAGGTTCTTTAACTGCATTACCTCTTATTGAAACACAGGCAGGAGATATTTCAGCATATATACCTACAAATGTAATTTCTATTACTGATGGACAGATCTTCTTAGAGAGTGAACTGTTCTATTCAGGTGTACGTCCAGCAGTAAATGTAGGACTATCTGTATCTCGTGTTGGTGGTAATGCCCAGATTAAAGCAATGAAATCTGTTGCAGGTACATTAAAGTTAGATATGTCACAGTACCGTGAGTTAGAAGCTTTTGCACAGTTTGGATCTGATTTAGATGAGTCTACTCAGAACAAATTAGCTCGTGGTGAAAGAATAGTAGAAGTATTAAAACAGGATGAAACAAGTCCATTAGAAGTAGAAGAGCAAGTTATTATTATTTATACAGTAACTAATGGTTATTTAGATGATATTCCTGTTGAAGATATTAGAAGATTTGAGAGAGAATTTATTAAATTTATGAAAGATACACATCCTGAAGTAGGAGAAGCTATTGTTAAAAGTGGTAAGTTAGAAGAAGATACAGAAGAGAAGTTAAAAGCTGCAATTAAAGAATTTAAAGATACTTTTGCTACTAGCAAAGATAAAGAAACTGCTTAA
- the atpH gene encoding ATP synthase F1 subunit delta — protein sequence MLENQIAEKYAQALFELGIEDGKLLDMQDEFSEFLNIIEQNNELRKVIDHPKLGNVQKKDILTEVFEEELSTNLLNFIKLLIDKGRVNYLKSIYHQFTKLVDKKENRLEVEVFTPIELSDDNKSRLKEKLVSITKKEVTLKPKIQPDLLGGLLLKIGDKVIDGSLLNHLKNLENKLKGLEVSKLGVKINES from the coding sequence ATGTTAGAAAACCAAATAGCTGAAAAATATGCTCAGGCTTTATTTGAATTAGGGATTGAAGATGGTAAATTACTAGATATGCAAGATGAGTTTAGTGAATTTCTTAATATTATTGAGCAAAATAACGAGTTAAGAAAAGTAATTGATCATCCTAAACTTGGTAATGTTCAAAAGAAAGATATCTTAACTGAAGTTTTTGAAGAAGAGTTATCTACTAATTTGTTGAATTTTATCAAATTATTAATAGACAAAGGTAGAGTTAATTACTTAAAATCTATTTATCATCAATTTACTAAGTTAGTAGATAAAAAAGAGAATAGATTGGAAGTAGAAGTATTTACACCAATTGAATTGTCAGATGATAATAAATCAAGATTAAAAGAAAAGTTAGTAAGCATAACGAAAAAAGAGGTTACTTTAAAACCTAAGATTCAACCAGATTTATTGGGTGGGTTATTATTAAAAATTGGAGATAAAGTAATCGATGGAAGTTTATTAAATCATCTTAAAAATCTTGAGAATAAACTAAAAGGTTTAGAAGTAAGTAAGTTAGGGGTGAAAATAAATGAATCTTAG
- the atpF gene encoding F0F1 ATP synthase subunit B, protein MISLDLTTFVLQLINFIILYMVLKHFLFEPITNLMNSRSEEISEQINRAQEREEEAEDLKEEYKNILNDAKSEAQDIIEKSRRRAQRDAEDIVNNAKNEGNKKIERAEKEIARAKEQAIDSLKDEVADISIQMTRQLLEQSINKDVQEKTIESYIEQIDKDKLGELGC, encoded by the coding sequence TTGATTTCTTTAGATTTAACAACTTTTGTTCTTCAATTAATTAACTTTATAATATTATACATGGTATTAAAACACTTTTTATTTGAACCAATAACTAATTTAATGAATAGTCGTTCTGAAGAAATATCCGAACAAATAAATAGAGCTCAAGAGCGTGAAGAGGAAGCTGAGGACTTAAAAGAGGAATATAAAAATATCTTAAACGATGCTAAATCTGAAGCGCAAGATATAATTGAAAAAAGTCGCCGTAGAGCTCAAAGAGATGCTGAAGATATTGTTAATAATGCCAAAAATGAAGGTAATAAGAAGATTGAAAGAGCTGAAAAAGAGATTGCTCGTGCTAAAGAGCAAGCTATTGATAGTTTAAAAGATGAAGTAGCAGATATCTCTATTCAAATGACTAGACAATTATTAGAACAATCTATTAATAAAGATGTACAAGAAAAGACAATTGAAAGTTACATTGAACAGATAGATAAAGATAAGCTGGGTGAATTAGGATGTTAG